A genomic stretch from Anoplopoma fimbria isolate UVic2021 breed Golden Eagle Sablefish chromosome 8, Afim_UVic_2022, whole genome shotgun sequence includes:
- the mpl gene encoding thrombopoietin receptor isoform X2 encodes MIYSTRLTEKRCEMSVQRTEVGTLLHICSFPGSDVLLFVETHLKLVEHNTNTILYNRTVSVEDHFLLDSPFNVSLHQNGQAGQLQVAWHTKVPKYFEDDVMYMIRYSSKGLAEKIKETKEGIILDSLVPGEEVEVQVTMRCALKSNAGHWSSWSHPVRAVVPQSAEDISLMCYTSDLQNITCRWQGSRYGEENEYKLLYKMGLSGVLGWTEWTECLADRDVAELCRFREDESRRVLVKLIGTSVPLSRTFYTQEFTLSKIIKTSPPCHLKGTMKKDKLCLKWEAPLLCLSAHLQYEVSYQIRGGDAWIMESLKGPETGTCLEVPTGGRYSIKIRAKPNGTIYSGLWSDWSNVLTGDTPADIGTLLLLCMPVLLLIIAIILFSLFSTYLSKLKQIFWPPVPNLNKVLQGFLTEINGPQWNPPITAKQYSDETTSSVVEIMSEDEVSRLGKPSGGSTKLLSLERQFCSGERVDGSFPDYVTLNKDSVILCPKGNKYVYKEFGEKEGPEMSDELFQTDLGSCIDGLVCISPCSGSDLLNHSYLPLAEPVERVDCMVPVARGPGNLYTNFPCS; translated from the exons ATGATATACTCTACAAGATTGACAg AGAAAAGGTGTGAAATGTCTGTCCAGAGAACAGAAGTCGGAACTTTACTCCATATCTGCTCATTTCCTGGGTCCGATGTTCTCTTGTTTGTGGAAACACACCTTAAATTGGTGGAGCACAACACCAACACCATCCTCTACAATCGCACTGTCTCTGTGGAGGACCACT TTCTCCTGGATTCACCCTTCAATGTGTCCTTACACCAAAATGGCCAAGCAGGACAGCTGCAAGTTGCATGGCATACAAAGGTCCCGAAATACTTTGAAGATGATGTAATGTATATGATTCGATACTCATCAAAGGGGTTGGCAGAGAAGATAAAAGag ACAAAGGAGGGCATCATACTAGACTCTCTTGTACCAGGGGAGGAGGTTGAGGTCCAGGTTACCATGAGATGTGCCTTAAAATCAAATGCAGGACACTGGAGCAGCTGGTCACACCCTGTGAGAGCAGTGGTTCCCCAAAGTGCAG aGGATATTTCTCTGATGTGCTACACATCTGACCTGCAAAATATCACCTGTCGTTGGCAAGGGAGCAGATATGGTGAAGAGAACGAGTACAAACTTTTATACAAGATGGGTCTCAG TGGAGTTTTGGGCTGGACAGAATGGACAGAGTGTCTCGCTGACAGGGACGTGGCTGAACTGTGCCGTTTCCGTGAAGACGAGTCCAGAAGAGTCCTTGTCAAGCTCATCGGCACTTCAGTTCCACTCAGCAGAACCTTCTACACTCAAGAGTTCACTCTCAGCAAGATCA tcaAAACATCCCCACCATGTCATCTGAAAGGaacaatgaaaaaagacaagttGTGCTTGAAATGGgaagctcctcttctgtgtctgtctgctcacctgcAGTATGAAGTCAGCTACCAGATCAGAGGGGGTGACGCATGGATT ATGGAATCCCTAAAGGGCCCTGAGACGGGGACATGTCTAGAGGTTCCAACAGGTGGCCGTTACAGTATTAAGATCAGAGCTAAACCAAATGGGACCATTTACTCAGGACTCTGGAGTGACTGGTCAAATGTGCTTACTGGTGACACCCCTGCTGATATAG GCACATTGCTCCTGCTGTGTATGCCTGTCTTGTTGCTGATAATTGCCATCATCCTCTTCTCCTTGTTTTCCACGTACCTGAG TAAACTCAAGCAGATTTTTTGGCCGCCGGTGCCCAACCTCAACAAAGTCCTACAAGGTTTTCTGACAGAGATCAATGGGCCGCAATGG AATCCTCCGATAACAGCAAAGCAGTACTCTGACGAAACCACTTCATCTGTGGTAGAGATAATGTCTGAAGATGAGGTTTCCCGACTGGGGAAACCATCAGGGGGATCCACCAAGCTCCTGTCATTGGAAAGACAGTTCTGCAGTGGAGAACGGGTAGATGGAAGCTTTCCGGACTATGTGACTCTGAACAAAGACAGTGTCATTCTTTGCCCAAAAGGAAACAAGTATGTCTACAAGGAGTTTGGAGAGAAAGAAGGCCCGGAGATGAGTGATGAGCTCTTCCAAACAGATCTTGGTTCCTGCATTGATGGCTTAGTCTGTATCTCACCCTGCTCTGGCAGTGACCTTCTTAACCATTCCTACTTGCCTCTGGCTGAGCCTGTAGAAAGAGTCGACTGCATGGTCCCTGTTGCAAGGGGGCCAGGCAACCTCTATACTAATTTCCCCTGTagttaa
- the mpl gene encoding thrombopoietin receptor isoform X1 translates to MNLLCRWKCLLLSLWIHMGFIPEKNCKDGTVSHLSREDVLLLKDEPDPKCFTRTEQDFTCFFETADNITYDILYKIDREKRCEMSVQRTEVGTLLHICSFPGSDVLLFVETHLKLVEHNTNTILYNRTVSVEDHFLLDSPFNVSLHQNGQAGQLQVAWHTKVPKYFEDDVMYMIRYSSKGLAEKIKETKEGIILDSLVPGEEVEVQVTMRCALKSNAGHWSSWSHPVRAVVPQSAEDISLMCYTSDLQNITCRWQGSRYGEENEYKLLYKMGLSGVLGWTEWTECLADRDVAELCRFREDESRRVLVKLIGTSVPLSRTFYTQEFTLSKIIKTSPPCHLKGTMKKDKLCLKWEAPLLCLSAHLQYEVSYQIRGGDAWIMESLKGPETGTCLEVPTGGRYSIKIRAKPNGTIYSGLWSDWSNVLTGDTPADIGTLLLLCMPVLLLIIAIILFSLFSTYLSKLKQIFWPPVPNLNKVLQGFLTEINGPQWNPPITAKQYSDETTSSVVEIMSEDEVSRLGKPSGGSTKLLSLERQFCSGERVDGSFPDYVTLNKDSVILCPKGNKYVYKEFGEKEGPEMSDELFQTDLGSCIDGLVCISPCSGSDLLNHSYLPLAEPVERVDCMVPVARGPGNLYTNFPCS, encoded by the exons ATGAATTTGCTGTGCAGGTGGAAGTGCCTCCTTCTTAGCTTGTGGATACATATGGGCTTTATCCCTGAGAAAAATTGCAAGGATGGAACAGTCAGTCATCTGTCAAGGGAAG ATGTTTTGCTCTTAAAGGATGAGCCGGATCCTAAATGTTTCACCCGCACAGAACAGGATTTCACCTGCTTCTTTGAGACTGCAGACAACATAACTTATGATATACTCTACAAGATTGACAg AGAGAAAAGGTGTGAAATGTCTGTCCAGAGAACAGAAGTCGGAACTTTACTCCATATCTGCTCATTTCCTGGGTCCGATGTTCTCTTGTTTGTGGAAACACACCTTAAATTGGTGGAGCACAACACCAACACCATCCTCTACAATCGCACTGTCTCTGTGGAGGACCACT TTCTCCTGGATTCACCCTTCAATGTGTCCTTACACCAAAATGGCCAAGCAGGACAGCTGCAAGTTGCATGGCATACAAAGGTCCCGAAATACTTTGAAGATGATGTAATGTATATGATTCGATACTCATCAAAGGGGTTGGCAGAGAAGATAAAAGag ACAAAGGAGGGCATCATACTAGACTCTCTTGTACCAGGGGAGGAGGTTGAGGTCCAGGTTACCATGAGATGTGCCTTAAAATCAAATGCAGGACACTGGAGCAGCTGGTCACACCCTGTGAGAGCAGTGGTTCCCCAAAGTGCAG aGGATATTTCTCTGATGTGCTACACATCTGACCTGCAAAATATCACCTGTCGTTGGCAAGGGAGCAGATATGGTGAAGAGAACGAGTACAAACTTTTATACAAGATGGGTCTCAG TGGAGTTTTGGGCTGGACAGAATGGACAGAGTGTCTCGCTGACAGGGACGTGGCTGAACTGTGCCGTTTCCGTGAAGACGAGTCCAGAAGAGTCCTTGTCAAGCTCATCGGCACTTCAGTTCCACTCAGCAGAACCTTCTACACTCAAGAGTTCACTCTCAGCAAGATCA tcaAAACATCCCCACCATGTCATCTGAAAGGaacaatgaaaaaagacaagttGTGCTTGAAATGGgaagctcctcttctgtgtctgtctgctcacctgcAGTATGAAGTCAGCTACCAGATCAGAGGGGGTGACGCATGGATT ATGGAATCCCTAAAGGGCCCTGAGACGGGGACATGTCTAGAGGTTCCAACAGGTGGCCGTTACAGTATTAAGATCAGAGCTAAACCAAATGGGACCATTTACTCAGGACTCTGGAGTGACTGGTCAAATGTGCTTACTGGTGACACCCCTGCTGATATAG GCACATTGCTCCTGCTGTGTATGCCTGTCTTGTTGCTGATAATTGCCATCATCCTCTTCTCCTTGTTTTCCACGTACCTGAG TAAACTCAAGCAGATTTTTTGGCCGCCGGTGCCCAACCTCAACAAAGTCCTACAAGGTTTTCTGACAGAGATCAATGGGCCGCAATGG AATCCTCCGATAACAGCAAAGCAGTACTCTGACGAAACCACTTCATCTGTGGTAGAGATAATGTCTGAAGATGAGGTTTCCCGACTGGGGAAACCATCAGGGGGATCCACCAAGCTCCTGTCATTGGAAAGACAGTTCTGCAGTGGAGAACGGGTAGATGGAAGCTTTCCGGACTATGTGACTCTGAACAAAGACAGTGTCATTCTTTGCCCAAAAGGAAACAAGTATGTCTACAAGGAGTTTGGAGAGAAAGAAGGCCCGGAGATGAGTGATGAGCTCTTCCAAACAGATCTTGGTTCCTGCATTGATGGCTTAGTCTGTATCTCACCCTGCTCTGGCAGTGACCTTCTTAACCATTCCTACTTGCCTCTGGCTGAGCCTGTAGAAAGAGTCGACTGCATGGTCCCTGTTGCAAGGGGGCCAGGCAACCTCTATACTAATTTCCCCTGTagttaa